TGGCACGCTTTAACCGCACAGGACTGATGAACTTGCTGGAGATTGAAGGGAAGTTAAGCGACCCGGCGATGCAGTTTTATCTCTGCGGCCCGATCAACTTTATGCGTTTTGCGGCGGAACAGTTGGTGAAGGTTGGCGTGAATAAAGACAGTATTCACTATGAGTGCTTTGGCCCGCACAAGGTGATGTAGTTCAGTACGGATGCCCTTCACCCCGGCCCTCTCCCCAAAGGGGCGAGGGGGTAAAATAGCCACTCCAGCCAAAGGGGCCAGGGCGTTGAAAGCATCGTCCTGTTTTCCTCTCTCCCTTCCTGGGAGAGAGGAAAAAATCCAGATCAAATCGCCGCGTCGTCTTCTTCGCCGGTACGAATACGCACCACGCGCGCCACATCAAACACGAAAATCTTCCCGTCACCAATCTTGCCGGTCTGAGCCGTGCGGATAATGGTGTCCACGCAGGTATCAACGATGTCGTCGGTAACCACGATTTCAATTTTTACTTTTGGCAGAAAGTCCACCATATACTCGGCACCGCGATACAGCTCGGTGTGGCCTTTCTGACGGCCAAAGCCTTTGACTTCCGTCACCGTCATGCCGGTAATGCCAACTTCAGCCAGCGCTTCACGCACATCATCCAGTTTGAAAGGTTTAATAATCGCATCAATTTTTTTCATGGTATTACCGGTGTCCCCGCGCGGCGTTTTGTACTGTTAGTAATCGGTTGCTCACACTACCACAGCCTACTCTTTAAAGTCATTGGCCTCGAGTTCATGCCTGGCCAGTAATTTATAGAATTCGGTTCGGTTACGCCCCGCCATACGCGCGGCGTGGGTGACATTTCCTTTGGTAATTTGCAGCAGCTTACGCAAATAGTTTAGTTCGAACTGGTTACGGGCTTCGACAAATGTCGGCAAGGCGGTGTTTTCGCCTTCCAGTGCCTGCTCCACCAGCGCCTCACCAATCACCGGGGCTGAGGTCAGCGCCACGCACTGCTCAATCACATTCACCAGCTGGCGCACATTGCCTGGCCAGCTTGCGGTCATGAGTCGCTTCATCGCATCGGTCGAGAAACTGCGAACGAACGGCTTATGCCTGTCGGCAGACTGCCGTAACAAATGATTCGCCAGCAACGGGATATCTTCGGCGCGTTCATGCAGCGCCGGGATTTTCAGGTTCACAACGTTCAGGCGATAGAAGAGATCTTCGCGAAACTCTCCCCGCTCCATCGCTTTCGGCAAGTCCCGGTGCGTGGCGGAGATAATCCGCACGTCAATGTCCAGGTCGCGGTTGCTGCCCAGCGGACGAACTTTTCGCTCCTGTAAAACGCGCAGCAGCTTAACCTGCAGCGGGATAGGCATATCGCCGATTTCATCGAGAAACAGCGTCCCGCCTTCCGCCGCCTGGAACAGGCCTTCACGGCTGCTGACCGCGCCGGTAAATGCCCCGCGAGCATGACCGAACAGCTCGGATTCCAGTAACTGCTCCGGCAGCGCACCACAGTTAATGGCAATAAATGCTTTTTTGCTGCGCGGGCTGGCGTTGTGTATCGCCTGAGCCAGAATCTCTTTCCCGGTGCCGCTTTGGCCGTTAATCAACACGCTGACGTCGGACTGCGCCACCATGCGCGCTTGCTCGAGCAAGCGCTGCATAATCGGGCTGCGGGTCACAATGGTGTCCCGCCACATATCATCTCCGGCGATGTTGGTGTGCTCAAGCGCATTGTCTATGGCCTGATAGAGCGCGTCTCTGTCCACCGGTTTGGTCAGGAAACTGAACACGCCTTGTTGCGTCGCCGCCACCGCATCCGGAATAGAGCCGTGCGCCGTCAGAATGATCACCGGCATTCCCGGCTGGCCTTTTTGGATCTCCGCGAACAGCGCCATGCCGTCCATTTCATCCATTCTGAGATCGCTTATCACCAGGTCGATTTTTTCCCGCGCCAGCACCTTCAGCCCCTCGGCTCCGCTTTCAGCCGTAGTGACCGTATAGCCCTCGCTAGACAGACGCATGCCCAACAGCTTTAGCAGGCCTGGGTCGTCATCCACTAATAATAAGCGCGCGGGTTTCCGTTGCGTCATTGTTTTGCCTCCGGCTGCGATTTGTTTGAAGCGCCGCTATCGTCGTCGTCGTTGTCGTCCGTGCTGTGCGTGTCGGGCGTCAGGTTACTTCCCGGCTTGCGGCTGGAAAGCTGACGCTCAATATCGGTCAGGTTTTCCAGTTTGCGCGTCGTGAGATCGAGCTGGCTTCGCAGGCGTTGCTGCTGCTCCCGCAGCGTATCCAGCTCGCCGTCTGTAGATTGCTGGAGCTTGCTGTAGCGAGTGCGCTCATCGGAGAGTTTCAGCTGAGACAACTGCCCGTCACGCCATATTTCAAAGAGAGAACGTACCTGCACAGGCACTTCACTGGTCATGGTGTCGAGCTGGGTCATGTAGCGGCGGCGTTCAGTCGGGGTGATTTTAGCCGTAGACAGCAGAATGCCGCGCTTAAACGTGTCCTGCCAGGTTTCTGCTGGCCACTGGCGAGCTTCCGCCCGGGCTTCTGCCGGCGGCAGGCGCTGCGCACAGTCCATGCTACGCAGCCAGTAAAGCGGGTTGCTGCTGACGTCATGCCCTGTCAGATCCCATATTTCAGTGCAGTCCGTGGACAGGTAGTCAGGAATTTGTTGTTCCGGGATATGCGGTTTGTGAGCCTCATCCAGGCTGCTGGAGACGCTTGCGGGGACGCACCCCGTCAACAACGTCGCGCCGACCAGCGCCCCAGACACCCAGCAAATCAGGCGAGCCAAAGACCCGCGGCGTGGTTCACGCAATAAAAGTACTTTCATCGTTTTAATCATTCTCAGGGAAAACCGGTAATTCGATACGGAAGCACACTTCCGCGCTGTTAGCGTTAATCAGGCTAAGTTTTCCGTGCATACGTCGAATGCAATCCCTGGCAATACTTAACCCCAGCCCACTTCCCTTTACGGAGCCCTTACGCTGATGACTGCCCTGGAAGAAAGGCTCAAAAATCATCTCTTGTTCCGTGGCCGGAATCGGCTCGCCGGTGTTCGCGACCTCAATGTACAGCCTCGCGCCCATCTGCAAACTCCGAAGATAAATGGTACCGGATTCACTGCCATAGTGCACCGCATTGGAGTAGAGATTATCCAGCACGCTCATCAGCAGCGTAGCCTCTGCAAGACAGGCTTTCGGGCTTAATTGAATCTCGGTATTCATCATTTTAGCCCTCGCCGGCAGGCTGTGGGCAGAGATAACCATTTCCACAATCGGTGCCAGCTCAACCCTTTCCAGCTTCACCGCCCCGTCCGCCAGCTTGCGATTGTAGTCCAGCAGCTGTTCGATCAGTTTTTGCAGGTGACGGCTGCTGTTATCAAGGATGGCAACAATCTCTTTCTGATCGGCATTCAGCGGCCCGGCGACCTGGTCGGCGAGCAGTTCAGTCCCCTCTCGCATACTGGCAAGCGGCGTTTTTAATTCGTGGGAAAGATGGCGGAGGAACTCGTGGCGCTGGGACTCAAGCCAGGACAGTCGCTCGCTAAGCCAGACAATGCGCTGCCCGACGGAACGCAGTTCACGCGGCCCTTTAAACACCTCGCTATTGCCTAGCGAGCGCCCTTCCCCCAGCCGGTTGATCATCCGCTCGATGCCCTTCACCGGGCCGATAATCATGCGGGTAAAGATGATCACCAGCCCCAGACTGAGCAGAAACAGCACTAACGCCTGCCAGCCAAAAAACTGGCCTCGCTCGGCGATTTCTTGCTGCAACTGCTGCCCGCGTGAGAACACTACCGTCCGCGTGGCCTGCACCATTTCGGCATTGGCCGAGGCGAATTGTTCCAGCTGGCTTGCCGCGGTTGCTTCCGGTCCGCTGTTTTTACATTTAAGTTCGGCAAGATCGCTCAAAGACTGGCTGAGCGATTGATAAAGTTTAGGATCGGGTAATACAGAGGCGTGCGCCTCAAGCATTTGGGCATAGCGCTGGCGCTGCCCCTGATAGAGTTGGGCAAGGCGCGAGTCATCGAGTACGCAGTACTGCCGATAGCTTCTCTCCATTTCCAGCGCGATATTGGTCATCGCCTCGCTACGTCGGGCATCAATCAACGTGGTGCGGTTAGTCAGCGCCGCCTGGGCACTCAGGGCGTTAAGGCTTTGCCACGCCTGCCACGCCAGTACCAATAGCGGCACCAGCACCAATAAAAAGGCCATCATGACAAGCTGGCGCAAAGATCGAGGGAAAAAATGCCACTGGTTCAATAGCTTCATCTCACATTACCTGTATGACACGATGCTAGCCGCGATTGCGCGTGGTGGAAAGGTGCGATTCCCGGAAACGACAAAGGCAGGGTCAAAAACCCTGCCTTTGCTTAGGAATTAGGCGGCGCCTTACTCAACGTTTCGTCCGGAGCATGATAAGCCCAAAGGCATTTATCAAAAGTTGGACGGCAGGCACCTTTTTGTGCGTCATTCGGGGGTTTATGTAGTCTGTCTGAAAAGACGCTGACATAAAAAATTGAATGAGCCACTGGCCTTTATTAAGCATCTATCGTGCCAACTTCACCATCATTAATTCAAGTTATTGTTTTAATTATTATTAATAGCAAAAAAATGGAAGATATATTGTGCGTGATTTTTGTCCTTAGTGTCGCCATTTCACAACACTCTTTCCCCCCTCTAGTCACATCATTAAAAATCAATGAGTTAAATGTCTCCATTTGGAGACACGTTAAAAGTAAAGGTGTCGGGATTTAGTGACAAAAAAGCCCCTCATCCAGTCCCCTCTCCCCAAAGGGAAGACGGTCAGGATGAGGGGCCTGCTTGCTATTTCCTGCCCTATAAAAGCAAGGGACCGGATTGGTGCCTGTTGGCTATTTTCCCCCTCTCCCTTTTAGGAAGAGGGTCGGGGTGAGGGTAATCAGCCCAGTTGCTTACGCGCGTTACGGAAAATACGCATCCACGGGCTGTCTTCGCCCCACTCAGCCGGATGCCAGGAGTTGCTCACGGTGCGGAACACACGCTCCGGGTGCGGCATCATGATGGTGACGCGCCCGCTTTCGTTACTCACCGCGGTGATGCCGTTCGGCGAACCGTTCGGGTTAGCCGGGTAGGTTTCGGTCACGTTCGCGAAGTTATCCACGAAGCGCAGCGCCACCAGCCCTTTGCTTTCAAGCGCGGCGAGATGAGCGGCATCGCGCACTTCCACACGACCTTCGCCGTGAGAAACCGCGATAGGCATATGGGAACCGGCCATGCCCTGCAGCAGCAGCGACGGGCTGGAGGTCACCTCAACCAGGCTGAAGCGCGCTTCAAAGCGATCGGACTGGTTACGCACGAAGCGCGGCCACAAATCACTGCCAGGGATCAGCTCACGCAGGTTAGACATCATCTGGCAGCCGTTACAGACGCCGAGCGCCAGCGTTTCCGGGCGATGGAAGAAGGTTTCAAACTCATCGCGTACGCGAGGGTTGAACAGGATGGACTTCGCCCAGCCTTCCCCCGCGCCCAGCACGTCACCGTAGGAGAAGCCGCCGCACGCCACCAGCGTGTGGAAGCTTTCCAGCCCGGTTCGGCCCGCCAGCAGGTCGCTCATATGCACGTCGATGGCGTCAAAGCCCGCACGGTGGAAGGCAGCCGCCATCTCAACGTGGGAGTTAACTCCCTGCTCACGCAGGATGGCCACTTTAGGACGCGCCCCCGTCGCGATAAACGGTGCGGCAATATCTTCTTTGATATCGAAGCTCAGCTTCACGTTCAGGCCAGGATCGTTATCGTTGGCCTTGGCGTTGTGCTCTTCATCCGCGCAGGCCGGGTTGTCACGCAGGCGCTGCATCTGCCAGGTGGTTTCTGCCCACCACATACGCAGCGTGGTGCGGCTTTCGCTGAACACCGCATGCCCGTCAGCGCTAATGGTGAAGCGGTCGCCTTCGACAGCTTTACCGGAGGTAATGCACGCAGTCTGCCAGGCCGTGCTTAGCCAGCTGCGCCTCAACGGCCTCGCGATCTTCCGCGCGAACCTGGATCACGCCGCCCAGCTCTTCGTTAAACAATGCGGCCAGGCGATCGTAACCGAGACCGGCAATATCAACCTCAACGCCGCAGTGGCCGGTAAAGGCCATTTCCGCCAGCGTAACCAGCAGGCCGCCGTCGGAACGGTCGTGCCAGGCCAACAGTTTGCGATCTGCCACCAGCGCCTGCATCGCATCCCAGAAGCCTTTCAGTTGCTCAACGCTGCGGACGTCCGCAGGTTTGTCACCCAGTTGACGGTAAACCTGAGACAGCGCGGTCGCGCCCAGCGCATTATGGCCTTTACCTAAATCGATCAGCAGCAGGGCGTTGTCTTCGGTGCTCAGCTGCGGAGTCACGGTGCCACGCACGTCTTCAACGCGGGCAAACGCGGTAATCACCAGCGACAGAGGAGAAGTCATCTCCCGCTGCTCGGTTCCTTCCTGCCAGCGGGTTTTCATCGACATGGAGTCTTTGCCCACCGGAATCGTTATTCCCAGCGCCGGGCAAAGTTCTTCCCCTACGGCCTTAACCGCTTCATACAGGCCAGCGTCTTCACCCGGGTGACCCGCTGCGGCCATCCAGTTTGCGGACAGCTTAATGCGTTTCAGGGAGCCAATTTGGGTCGCGGCGATGTTCGTTAAGGCTTCGCCCACGGCCAGACGACCGGATGCCGCGAAGTCCAGTAAGGCCACTGGCGCACGCTCGCCGATGGACATCGCTTCACCGTAGTAGCTGTCCAGGCTGGCGGTAGTCACCGCGCAGTTGGCGACCGGGATCTGCCACGGGCCAACCATCTGGTCGCGGGACACCATACCGGTTACCGTGCGGTCGCCGATGGTCACGAGGAATGTTTTTTCAGCTACGGTCGGCAAGTGCAGAACGCGCTTCACCGCATCGGCGATAGAAATATCGCGGCTGTTGAAGGCGTCGCCTTTCGCTTTCAGCGTCTCGACATTGCGCTCCATCTTCGGCGTTTTGCCCAGCAGCACGTCCAGCGGCATATCGATTGGCTGGTTATCAAAGTGGCTGTCGTTGAGCGTCAGATGCTGCTCGGTGGTGGCTTCACCAATCACCGCATACGGCGCGCGCTCGCGGCGGCAAAGTTCATCAAACAGCGGCAGTTGCTCTGGCGCCACGGCCAGCACATAGCGTTCCTGAGATTCGTTACACCAGACTTCAAGCGGGCTCATACCCGGTTCGTCGTTAAGAATATCGCGCAGCTCGAAGCGGCCACCGCGGCCACCGTCGCTGACCAGTTCAGGCATGGCGTTAGACAGGCCACCCGCGCCAACGTCGTGGATAAACAGAATCGGGTTATCGTCGCCCAACTGCCAGCAGCGGTCGATCACTTCCTGGCAGCGGCGCTCCATTTCCGGGTTGTCGCGCTGTACGGAAGCAAAATCTAAGTCAGCATCGGACTGGCCGGAAGCCATTGACGAAGCAGCCCCGCCGCCCAGGCCAATGTTCATTGCCGGGCCACCCAGCACAATCAGCTTCGCGCCCGGCGTGATTTCGCCTTTCTGGACATGGTCGGCCCGGATGTTGCCGATCCCGCCCGCCAGCATGATAGGTTTGTGGTAGCCGCGCAGCTCCACGCCGTTGTGGCTGTTAACCTGCTCTTCATAGGTACGGAAGTAGCCGGTCAGTGCCGGACGGCCAAATTCGTTGTTAAACGCCGCCCCGCCCAGAGGACCTTCGGTCATGATATCCAGCGCGGTGACGATGCGATCTGGCTTACCAAAGTCCTGCTCCCACGGCTGTTCGAAACCAGGAATACGCAGGTTAGAAACGGAGAAGCCCACCAGGCCCGCTTTTGGCTTAGCGCCGCGTCCGGTAGCGCCTTCGTCGCGGATTTCACCGCCGGAGCCGGTTGCCGCCCCCGGCCACGGAGAGATTGCCGTCGGGTGGTTGTGGGTTTCAACCTTCATCAGGATATGCGCCTCTTCCTGGTGGAAGTCATAGCGCCCCGCCTCGCGGTCTGCGAAGAAGCGACCCACGGCGGAACCTTCCATCACCGCCGCGTTGTCTTTATAGGCAGACAGCACGTAATCCGGCGTTTTCTCGAAGGTATTCTTGATCATTTTGAACAGCGATTTTGGCTGCTTCTGGCCGTCGATAATCCAGTCGGCGTTAAAGATCTTATGGCGGCAGTGCTCGGAGTTCGCCTGAGCAAACATGTACAGCTCGATGTCGTTCGGGTTGCGGCCAAGCTTGTTGAACGCATCCTGCAGGTAGTCGATTTCGTCTTCCGCCAGCGCCAGCCCGAGGCGAATATTCGCCTCCACCAGGGCGTCGCGCCCTTTACCCAGCAGGTCAACGCTCTGCACCGGAGCTGGCTGCTGTTGGGTAAACAGCTGCTGCGCATCGTTCAGAGAGGTAAACACGCTCTCCATCATGCGATCGTGCAACAGGCCGGCTACCTCCTGGAGCTGTTCAGCGCTCAGCGTACTGCCGGAAACGTACCAGGCCACGCCGCGCTCAAGGCGCTTAATCTGCGGCAGGTCGCAGTTGTGGGCGATATCGGTAGCTTTAGAAGACCAGGGGGAGATGGTGCCAGGGCGCGGAGTTACCAGCAGTAAGGTTCCTTCCGGCGCATGCTCTGCGAGGGTTGGACCATACTTCAACAGCCGCTGCAGGCGGGCAAGCTCGTCAGCGTTCAGCGGAGCCTCAAGGTCGGCAAAATGAACATACTCGGCATAAATATCGCTTACCGGGAGGTTAGCATCGTTAAAACGGGCCAGGAGTTTGTTAATACGAAATGCCGAAAGAGCAGGCGAACCACGCAGAATTTCCATCATTAAAGATCTCTCGTCTTCAGGGCGAAGGGGGGAAAACGGGCGTCATTATAGAGAATCCTCCGCCTCGACGAAACCGTTTGCGTAGAAATAACAGCAGAAGTTTTTATTGTACAAAAAACAAACGATATATTCTTAAAAGTTGCTTACTGGCGTTTTCTTACGCAAAATGCGCCTCATTCACTGAAGGGGTTCAGACAAATCATGGTTATTGTTGGCTAAGGCTCATCCTGCTGCAGAATGTTATCTATTTGAAAAGAATAAAGATTAATTATCTGCTTATCGGTATCGTCACCTTGTTGCTGGCAGTGGCTTTATGGCCCTCCATTCCAGGTTTCAATCAAGCCGAAAACCGTATCGCCGCGATCAAAGCGCGGGGGGTTTTGCGCGTCAGTACCATTTCATCGCCGCTCACCTGGACGATGATTAACGGCAAAGCAACTGGCCTTGATTACGAGCTGGCGAAACAGTTTGCGGATTACCTGGGCGTGAAGCTGAAAGTTGTTGTGCGCCCCAACATCAACGCCCTGTTTGATGACCTGGATAATGACAATGCTGACCTGCTCGCCGCGGGCCTGGTGTATAACTCTCGCCGCAGTAGCGACTACCAGGCAGGGCCAACCTATTACTCTGTTTCTCAGCAGATGGTCTATCGCGTTGGCAGCCCGCGCCCTAAGTCTCTCGGCGGCGTGAAACCCTCACAGCTGGTGCTCTCTTCCGGCCAGGCGGTGGTGAGCGATCTGCAAAAGTTAAAAGAGAGCCAGTATCCCGATCTGAGCTGGAGCATTGACGCCAAACAAACCAGTAACCAACTCTTACAGCAGGTCGTTGACGGCAACATCGCGTTTACCATCTCGGACTCCATTGCCATCAGCCTTTTCCAGCGCGTGCATCCCCAACTGGCCGTCGCCATGGACGTCACCGATGAGCAGCCCGTCACCTGGTTCTCAAAACGCGATGGCGACGACAGCATGGGTGCCGCCCTGCTCGATTTCTATAATCAGATCAGCAGCGGACGGGACGCTGGCAAGGCTTGAGGAAAAGTACCTTGGCCATATCGGCGATTTTGATTACGTCGATACGCGAACTTTCCTCAACGCAGTAGATGCCGTCCTGCCGGAACTCCAGCCGCTATTTGAAAAGTACTCTGACGACATTGACTGGCCGTTGCTGGCCGCGATTTCCTACCAGGAATCCCACTGGGATACTCACGCCACCTCCCCAACGGGCGTGCGCGGGTTAATGATGCTGACAAAAAATACGGCTCAAAGTCTCGGGATCACCGACAGGTTGGATGCGGAGCAAAGCATCAGCGGCGGCAGCCGATATCTGAAAGATATGATGAGCAAAGTGCCAACCTCGGTGCCGGAATATGAACGCATCTGGTTCGCGCTGGCGGCCTATAATATGGGCTATGCCCATATGCTTGATGCCCGCCAGCTGACGGCCAAACAGAAAGGCAACCCGGACAGCTGGGCCGATGT
This Klebsiella michiganensis DNA region includes the following protein-coding sequences:
- a CDS encoding membrane protein; amino-acid sequence: MIKTMKVLLLREPRRGSLARLICWVSGALVGATLLTGCVPASVSSSLDEAHKPHIPEQQIPDYLSTDCTEIWDLTGHDVSSNPLYWLRSMDCAQRLPPAEARAEARQWPAETWQDTFKRGILLSTAKITPTERRRYMTQLDTMTSEVPVQVRSLFEIWRDGQLSQLKLSDERTRYSKLQQSTDGELDTLREQQQRLRSQLDLTTRKLENLTDIERQLSSRKPGSNLTPDTHSTDDNDDDDSGASNKSQPEAKQ
- a CDS encoding response regulator GlrR (with GlrK is part of a two-component signal transduction system regulating glmY), with translation MTQRKPARLLLVDDDPGLLKLLGMRLSSEGYTVTTAESGAEGLKVLAREKIDLVISDLRMDEMDGMALFAEIQKGQPGMPVIILTAHGSIPDAVAATQQGVFSFLTKPVDRDALYQAIDNALEHTNIAGDDMWRDTIVTRSPIMQRLLEQARMVAQSDVSVLINGQSGTGKEILAQAIHNASPRSKKAFIAINCGALPEQLLESELFGHARGAFTGAVSSREGLFQAAEGGTLFLDEIGDMPIPLQVKLLRVLQERKVRPLGSNRDLDIDVRIISATHRDLPKAMERGEFREDLFYRLNVVNLKIPALHERAEDIPLLANHLLRQSADRHKPFVRSFSTDAMKRLMTASWPGNVRQLVNVIEQCVALTSAPVIGEALVEQALEGENTALPTFVEARNQFELNYLRKLLQITKGNVTHAARMAGRNRTEFYKLLARHELEANDFKE
- a CDS encoding nitrogen regulatory protein P-II 1 (indirectly regulates nitrogen metabolism; at high nitrogen levels P-II prevents the phosphorylation of NR-I, the transcriptional activator of the glutamine synthetase gene (glnA); at low nitrogen levels P-II is uridylylated to form PII-UMP and interacts with an adenylyltransferase (GlnE) that activates GlnA), with translation MKKIDAIIKPFKLDDVREALAEVGITGMTVTEVKGFGRQKGHTELYRGAEYMVDFLPKVKIEIVVTDDIVDTCVDTIIRTAQTGKIGDGKIFVFDVARVVRIRTGEEDDAAI
- a CDS encoding histidine kinase (part of the GlrKR two-component signal transduction system involved in the regulation of glmY), with amino-acid sequence MKLLNQWHFFPRSLRQLVMMAFLLVLVPLLVLAWQAWQSLNALSAQAALTNRTTLIDARRSEAMTNIALEMERSYRQYCVLDDSRLAQLYQGQRQRYAQMLEAHASVLPDPKLYQSLSQSLSDLAELKCKNSGPEATAASQLEQFASANAEMVQATRTVVFSRGQQLQQEIAERGQFFGWQALVLFLLSLGLVIIFTRMIIGPVKGIERMINRLGEGRSLGNSEVFKGPRELRSVGQRIVWLSERLSWLESQRHEFLRHLSHELKTPLASMREGTELLADQVAGPLNADQKEIVAILDNSSRHLQKLIEQLLDYNRKLADGAVKLERVELAPIVEMVISAHSLPARAKMMNTEIQLSPKACLAEATLLMSVLDNLYSNAVHYGSESGTIYLRSLQMGARLYIEVANTGEPIPATEQEMIFEPFFQGSHQRKGSVKGSGLGLSIARDCIRRMHGKLSLINANSAEVCFRIELPVFPEND